A part of Cannabis sativa cultivar Pink pepper isolate KNU-18-1 chromosome 6, ASM2916894v1, whole genome shotgun sequence genomic DNA contains:
- the LOC115725059 gene encoding transmembrane 9 superfamily member 1: MFSAVRSLPLLTLASLFLLLSPTFASDSDHKYKKEDAVTLWVNKVGPYNNPQETYNYYSLPFCHPAGSSAAHKWGGLGEVLGGNELIESGFEIKFQQNVEKTVICQLELDEAKVKQFKDAIENSYWFEFFMDDLPLWGFVGELHPDKNSDNGKHVLYTHKNINVQYNKDQIIHVNLSQESPKPLEVGRTLDLTYSVKWTPTNVTFARRFDVYLDYPFFEHQIHWFSIFNSFMMVIFLTGLVSMILMRTLRNDYAKYAREDDDLETLERDVSEESGWKLVHGDVFRPPRNLVILSAVVGTGAQLALLVLLVILLAIVGMLYVGRGAIVTTFIVCYALTSFISGYVSGGMYSRHGGKSWIKSMILTASLFPFMCFGIGFILNTIAIFYGSLAAIPFGTMVVVFVIWAFISFPLALLGTVVGRNWSGAPNNPCRVKTIPRPIPEKKWYLTPSVVSLMGGLLPFGSIFIEMYFVFTSFWNYKVYYVYGFMLLVFLILVIVTVCVTIVGTYFLLNAENYHWQWTSFFSAASTAVYVYLYSIYYYYVKTKMSGFFQTSFYFGYTMMFCLGLGILCGAVGYLGSNLFVRRIYRNIKCD, translated from the exons ATGTTCTCCGCCGTTCGATCCCTCCCTCTCCTCACTTTAGcttctctttttcttcttctctcgcCGACTTTCGCTTCCGATTCAGATCACAAG TATAAAAAAGAGGATGCAGTTACACTTTGGGTAAATAAAGTTGGTCCTTACAACAACCCACAAGAAACGTACAACTATTATAGCCTTCCCTTTTGTCATCCAGCTGGAAGTTCTGCTGCTCACAAATGGGGTGGTCTTGGTGAGGTCTTGGGAGGAAATGAACTTATTGAGAGCGGGTTTGAGATAAAGTTCCAAC AAAATGTGGAGAAGACTGTCATTTGTCAACTTGAACTTGATGAAGCAAAGGTTAAACAATTCAAGGATGCAATTGAGAATAGCTATTGGTTTGAATTCTTTATGG ACGATCTGCCATTATGGG GCTTTGTTGGTGAGTTGCATCCTGATAAGAACAGCGATAATGGCAAGCATGTTCTGTACACACATAAGAATATTAATGTTCAGTACAATAAAGATCAG ATAATTCACGTGAACCTCTCTCAAGAGAGTCCAAAGCCTTTGGAAGTTGGTCGAACACTGGACCTGACATACTCTGTCAAATGGACTCCAACGAATGTCACCTTTGCACGTCGGTTTGATGTGTATTTGGATTACCCCTTTTTTGAGCATcag ATCCATTGGTTCTCAATATTCAATTCATTCATGATGGTCATCTTCCTCACTGGATTGGTTTCAATGATATTAATGAGAACTTTGAGGAATGACTATGCAAAATACGCACGAGAAGATGATGATCTTGAGACTTTG GAAAGAGATGTAAGCGAAGAGTCTGGCTGGAAACTTGTTCATGGGGATGTTTTCCGGCCTCCTAGGAACTTAGTGATTCTTTCTGCCGTTGTAGGAACAGGTGCCCAGTTAGCATTGCTTGTTCTCCTTGTCATCTTGTTGGCAATTGTTGGAATGCTATATGTTGG GAGAGGAGCAATTGTTACAACGTTCATAGTATGCTATGCTCTTACGTCATTCATTTCTGGTTATGTAAGCGGTGGGATGTACTCGAGACATGGTG GTAAAAGCTGGATAAAGTCAATGATTCTGACAGCATCCCTATTTCCATTTATGTGCTTTGGGATTGGATTTATCTTGAACACAATTGCCATTTTCTACGGGTCTTTAGCAGCTATCCCATTTGGCACAATGGTGGTTGTCTTTGTCATTTGGGCTTTCATCTCTTTTCCTTTGGCACTTCTTGGTACAGTTGTTGGAAGAAATTGGAGTGGTGCCCCTAACAATCCTTGTAGAGTTAAGACCATTCCTCGACCTATTCCTGAGAAGAAGTGGTACTTGACACCATCTGTAGTCTCATTGATGGGAGGACTTCTACCATTTGGCAGCATATTTATTGAGATGTACTTCGTCTTCACATCATTCTGGAATTACAAG GTGTACTATGTTTATGGTTTTATGCTGCTCGTTTTTCTGATTCTCGTTATTGTCACTGTTTGTGTGACAATTGTGGGCACATATTTCTTGCTGAATGCTGAGAACTATCACTGGCAATGGACTTCTTTCTTTTCGGCTGCTTCAACAGCCGTGTATGTGTACTTGTATTCAATCTATTACTACTACGTAAAGACAAAAATGTCTGGCTTCTTCCAGACCAGCTTCTATTTTGGATACACTATGATGTTTTGTCTCGGATTGGGAATCCTCTGCG GTGCTGTTGGCTATCTCGGCTCAAATTTGTTTGTGAGGAGGATCTACAGAAACATCAAGTGTGATTAA